One Doryrhamphus excisus isolate RoL2022-K1 chromosome 17, RoL_Dexc_1.0, whole genome shotgun sequence genomic region harbors:
- the LOC131105716 gene encoding adenosine receptor A1-like, producing MEFLWLYSLCQCIVAVAIIVVSVRLCMAVGGDATVADVNGANSSARPQHGSVSCCLRLCLGWVGAIGGALEIPVIVFLNLRTPQCLYTCITLVCCPLLVRQFTMCLLVLLTLDCYLQHHWPSRYSVLVTRQRALCVVLVCWMVSVLTSFGQFISSDVLDRWGRTAQDQAGLERDGNWTTPSPHLTQFPKYPQDRMVIGKHLPYGGFLSKFYTNDLHNFTYEEIHSSHWGICAPDTILSPQFLVYVHGMAVFMLPLLCLLVLHIDLHYKNPKQLNRSDPSKYNPWRSCSLTLSVSFLVLFCLPLQIVHAVLLFTPNPTLPTWAHAMAVFFFQLYGLVPQVLFTPPGKQETKEQATFALSALPSEIAPPGGKLVHKALCEAAKTASWSTAKHSLKVKVCPEV from the exons ATGGaatttttatggctttattccctgTGCCAGTGCATTGTCGCCGTAGCCATCATAGTGGTGAGCGTCAGATTATGCATGGCAGTTGGAGGTGATGCAACAGTGGCTGATGTAAACGGAGCCAATTCAAGTGCGAGACCTCAGCACGGAAGTGTATCCTGTTGCCTTCGCTTGTGCCTGGGGTGGGTCGGCGCCATAGGGGGCGCTCTGGAAATCCCCGTGATCGTGTTCCTCAACTTGAGGACACCGCAGTGTCTCTACACCTGCATCACCCTGGTGTGCTGCCCCCTACTGGTGAGGCAGTTCACTATGTGCCTGCTGGTGCTGCTCACGTTGGACTGTTACCTGCAGCATCACTGGCCCAGCAG ATACTCCGTTCTGGTGACACGTCAGCGAGCTCTCTGTGTGGTCCTGGTGTGCTGGATGGTTTCCGTTCTAACCTCTTTTGGCCAGTTCATCAGCTCTGACGTCCTCGACAGGTGGGGAAGAACAGCTCAAGACCAAGCTGGCCTGGAGCGGGATGGCAACTGGACAACACCATCGCCCCATCTTACCCAATTCCCGAAATACCCCCAAGACCGCATGGTTATTGGGAAGCATCTCCCGTACGGAGGTTTTCTGTCAAAGTTTTACACGAACGATTTGCATAATTTTACCTATGAGGAGATTCATAGCAGCCATTGGGGAATTTGCGCCCCTGACACCATCCTCAGCCCCCAGTTCTTAGTGTATGTCCATGGCATGGCGGTGTTCATGCTCCCCTTGCTTTGCCTGCTGGTTCTTCACATAGATCTTCACTACAAGAACCCCAAGCAGTTGAATCGGTCAGACCCGTCCAAGTATAATCCCTGGAGGTCCTGTTCACTAACTTTATCAGTCTCCTTCTTAGTTCTGTTCTGCCTGCCTTTGCAAATCGTCCATGCCGTGTTGCTGTTCACCCCCAACCCCACGCTCCCCACGTGGGCTCACGCAATGGCTGTGTTCTTCTTCCAGCTGTACGGCCTCGTGCCCCAGGTTCTGTTCACTCCACCTGGCAAACAAGAGACCAAAGAGCAGGCAACCTTCGCTCTTTCTGCCCTGCCGTCAGAGATTGCGCCACCCGGGGGTAAATTGGTCCATAAGGCCTTATGTGAAGCGGCAAAGACTGCTTCCTGGTCCACGGCCAAACATTCTCTCAAAGTTAAAGTGTGTCCTGAGGTTTGA
- the rps19 gene encoding 40S ribosomal protein S19 produces MPGVTVKDVNQQEFVTALAAFLKKSGKLKVPDWVDLVKLGKHKELAPGDENWFYIRAASTVRHLYLRGGAGVGSMTKIYGGRKRNGVCPAHYSVGSKNVARKVLQALELLKMIEKDPNGGRRLTSQGTRDLDRIAGQVAAANKKTV; encoded by the exons ATGCCTGGTGTCACAGTGAAAGACGTCAACCAGCAAGAGTTCGTCACTGCGCTGGCAGCCTTCCTGAAAAA GTCAGGAAAGCTGAAGGTGCCAGATTGGGTGGACCTTGTCAAGCTGGGCAAGCACAAGGAACTTGCACCCGGTGATGAGAACTGGTTCTACATCAGAGCCG CCTCCACAGTTCGTCACCTGTACCTTCGTGGAGGAGCTGGCGTGGGCTCCATGACCAAGATCTATGGAGGTCGCAAGAGGAACGGCGTGTGTCCGGCCCACTACAGCGTCGGATCCAAGAATGTGGCCCGCAAAGTCCTGCAGGCCCTCGAGCTTCTCAAGATGATTGAGAAGGATCCTAATGG TGGCCGTAGACTAACCTCCCAGGGAACCAGAGACCTGGATAGAATTGCCGGCCAG GTTGCAGCTGCAAACAAGAAAACTGTTTAA